DNA from Microbacterium sp. SORGH_AS_0969:
ATGCCGAGGCGGTCTGCCGTGTCGATGACGAGATCGAGGCGCTTGTAGGAGGTGAACCGAGAGGCTCCGAGGATGAAAGGGCGGGGGAGACTCGCCAGCTGGCGCCGTTCGGCGGCAGTGAGATCCGGTTCCCACCGCGGGACGTCGGCGATCGTCGCCACGTCGACCGGCGGGTGGATGACGACGGACTCCCGCCCCCAGCACGCCGCCACGCGGTCGCGGACGAACGCGCTGTTCGCCGCGATGGCGAGGGGCTCGCGAGCCCGTCGTCGGTCCACGGCCTGGAACAACGGCGCCACCGCGCGGACGGCCGGCCCTTGGCCACGCGGGTCGAACTCGGGCGTCCACACGTATCGCGCGGGGGTGTGCACGTACACGTACTTCGCGACATCGCCTGCTCCGCGCTGCCGGGCGTGATGCGCGAAGAGGTGGGAGCTGACGAGCATCCAGTCGATGTCGCGAGGGCGCAGGGTTCTCCAGGTGGGAAGGCAGAACGGTGCGGCGAGAGCTTTGCTCCGCCGCAGTGGCGTCCGCGCGAGCCACGTCTCCGCGACTCTCCGATCCGCCAGGCGATCAGGCGCATCCGTCCACAGGCACTGCACGTCGGCCGCGGGAAACGCGCGTGCCATGGCCTCGAGGACGTTCTCGGAGCCGCCGGCGGGGGCGATCCACTCGTGTACGAGGAGACCGCGGCGGCCGTCGTCGCTCGCGCGCGTCCCGGCGCTCATCGGGCCGTCTCCCCTCGTCGCACCTCGTCGACGATGCGAGCGACGGACTGCGCCGATGCGGTCCACGAGAACCGCTTCTCGTTCGCCCATCCGGCACGCACCAGCTCGGCGCGGAGCTCGGGGTCGCCGTCGAGGCGTTCGATGCCCCGGCGGATGTCGTCGACGTCGTGGGGATCCACCCAGACCGCACCGTCGCCGAGGACCTCGGGCATCGAGGCCGCGCGAGCAGCGAGTACCGGTGTGCCCAGTCTCTGCGCCTCGAGCGGGGGGAGCCCGAACCCCTCATAGAGGGAGGGGAACGCGAAGCCGACCGCGCCCCGGTACAGCTCTTGCAGGTGCTGGTCGTCGACGCGCCCGACGAAACGGACGCGTTCGTGCACGACGGTCTCGCCGGCGCGGAACGCCCGCGCCTGACGGCCCACGATCAGCAGGCGTCGGATGTGCGAGAGACGCGCTCCCACGAAGGCGTCGACGAGAGCGTCGAAGTTCTTGTGACGATTGGGTGAGGACACCGCCAGGAGGTAGGGCTCTCCCTCGTCGTGTCGGGGTCCCGTCGGATCGAAATCCTCCGACACGGCTGCGGGAACGACCCGGATCTTCGCGGGGTCGATCCGCAGGCCTCCGGCGAGCTCGCGGGCGGAGAAGTCGCTGACGGTGATCACTCGCTCGCTTTGCGCGAGCAAGCGAGGGATGACGATGCCGTAGAGCGTCCGGAAGGAGCGGGCGAAGCTCTCGGGATGCCGTAACCAGGCGATGTCGTGGTGCGTGACGATCTGCGGGCGGTATCTCGCCGGCCCCGTGTTGGCGAGACTGAGCAGGAGGGGTGACCCCGACCTGCGGAGATGACGCGGGAGGTCGAACTGCTCCCACGGATGTCCCCCGCGGCCGCCGACCTGCCGGACCTCGACTCCCAGATCCGCGTCGATCAGCGCGCCGGGCGGAGCGAGGACGACGAGGGGCACGAGGTGACCGAGTTCGCGCACGACCTCTCTGGCGTACCGCTGCACACCCGTGGGGACATGGGTGAGGAAGCGCCCGTTGACCACGAGCGGCGATTCGGATGGCATGAGCGACCTTCGGAGGAGCAGGGGGGGAGCATGACGTGTCTTCCGATGCTGCGGTTCGTCGCTTCGTCGTTTCGCCGCGGGGGCGTGAGGACTCAGCGGGTGAAGGAAAACCTTCACCCCTCTCATCACCTGGAGCGCGCGCTGCATCGTCCCCGGTCGCTGCGTCGCTCCGCGGTGCGCGCCCGACCGGGGCCCGCGGACCATGGTCGGACGGTCGCCGAAGAGGCGCCGGGGGAGACGGTCATGGCACACATCGTTCTGGACGCGCGCGGCTACTTCAGCACCACGGGCCGATACATCCGCAAGCTCGTGGACGGTCTGGCGCGACGGGACGACGACTCGAACCGGTACACCCTCATCCTTCCCGCCGACAGACTGGACGAGTGGTCGGCACCGTCCGCGCGTTTCTCGGCCGTCGGAACGCAGGTGCGGTTCTTCTCCCTCGCGGAACAGACCTCGCTCGCGCGAGAGATCAGAGCGCTACAGCCCGACTTGGTGCATTTCTGTCTCCAGCAGCAACCGGTGCTGCTCGGCATCCCTCGCGTGACGACCTTCCACGACATGACGCTGCTGAAGATCCGAAACGCGAAGAAGAACGCGGCCATCTCGCTGGTCCGGCGCGTCGCCGGAGCGCTGATCTTCGCGATCGCCGCGCACCGGGGAAGGGCGAATCTCGTCGTCAGCCGGTACAGCGGCGAGGACCTGCGGCGATTCACCGGGGTGCGCCGTGATCGCATCGTGCTGACCTACCCGGCCGCCGACCACATCGAGGAGACGCCGGAGCCCGTCGAGCTCCCCTTCGAGCGCTTCGTGCTCTTCGTCGGCAATCAGGTGCCGTACAAGAACCTCGAGCGGCTGTTCGACGCGGTGGAGAGACTCCGCGAAGAACGCCCCGGCCTCGGACTCGTCGTCGCGGGCCGCATCGACGACGACGGCGAACGCATCCTCGGTCGTCGGCCCGAGCTCGCCGAGCGAGCCCACTTCGCCGGTTACGTCTCGGAGGGCCAGCTGCGATGGCTCTACGAACACGCGAGCGTCTTCGCGTTTCCGTCGTTCTTCGAGGGCTTCGGGCTGCCGGGACTGGAAGCGATGCGGCACGGGTGCCCCGTCGCCAGCAGCTCGGCCACGTGTCTGCCGGAGGTCTACGGTGACGCCGCGGTCTACTTCGACCCGACGGACGCCGACGCGATGGCTGACACTCTGCGCCGCGTGATCGATGACCCCGTCCAGCGTGCCGCGCTGATCGAACGCGGACACCGTCGCGCCGACGGCTACTCGTGGCGGCGGATGACGGACGAGACCCTCGGCGTGTACCGGCGAGCGCTCGAAGGGACTCGACGTCGTCAGCGCCCCGTCGCCGCGGACTCGGGTGTCGCGCCCGGCAGGGGATAGCTCGGGCCGAGGCGACCACGCAGGCCTTCGGCATAGGCGCCCGCGACCGCGAAGAACGCGGGCAGGCGACGAGCGATCAGCGCAGCGGCGAAGAGCATGCCCGTGCGTGCGACGACGTTCGCCGCGAGTCGTGCGCGCGCTCGCGCCGAACGGGCCTGGGAGACGCTGAGGTAAGCGGCATTGCGGTTCTGGTAGCGGATCCGCCAGAGATGTTCGGGGGCGGTGTGCAGAACACGTGGCACCCGCATCGCTCCTCGAACGGGCTGAGAGCTTCGATGCCAGTCGACGGTGTCGGTGATCTCGATGTCCAGGCAGAGCAGGATCGGTATGCCGGCGGCCCGCATGAGCGCTGAGAAGGCGTTGTCGTCGCCGTACAGCACGAGATCCGCAGGCGGGAGCAGGCCGAGCGCGGCGACGGGGGCGGGGAGGAACAGGCCACCCCACATCGCGTTGGGAAGGGGGACGACCCGATGGGGCCCGTCCACGGTTTCGACGGTCGTGATCGGGTCGTTCTTCGCTCGTGCGCGGCGGCGATCTCGGAAGAGGTCGGTCGTCAGGAACGCGCCGGGGCGGAGCTCGGCGAAGAGGTCATCGCTCGGCACGCCGTCGCGCAGGTCGACGTGCACCGGATTGACCGCCCGCAGACACGCGAGCGCGCAGACGCGGCTCCCGCGAGCGGTGGCTGAAGCGACGGCGTCCAGTCGGGCCAGGGCACCCCGCGGGAGGGGATTGTCGTCGTCGAGCAGCAGAACGGCCGTCCCGCGTCGGTAGGCGGCGGACAGGCCCGCGGCGAAGGCGGGTGCCGAGCCGCGATTGGACGGAAACTCGATCATCTCGACCCGTCCGGCGTCCTCCGCGGCGCGGGCGCGCAACCGGCGCCGCGTCGATTCTCCGGCGCCATTGCAGACGACGACCAGATCGGCTCGCGGGTCGGCCAAGACGGACGCCACCGTCGCCGAGAGACCGGTGTCCCACCGATCGGCATACGTGACGGTGACGACGGTGACCCGTTCGTGCGGGCGGGGGCGATAGGTGTGCATTCGACCGTTGTAGAGCGCGCGGGTCGCGATCATCTCGCCGTGTCGATCGCGGGACAATGACCGTCTCGTCCCTGACAGGCCGGACGGGGCGGCTGACGCCCCGGTGATCTGCCGGCACCAGATCACCCTTCACCTCACCCGCCGGTGTTCCACAGTCCGCCCCATCGGACGGCGGCGCTCTCGGTCGCCGCGAGGGCGGGGACCTCGCGAGGATCGGCCGGTGAAATCCCATCGCCTGAGGTCGACGGCATGAGGTTGTTGGTCGCACGCATCGTCGGATTCGGATCGCTTCCCCTGCTGGCCTCCCTTGCGCCGTTGCTCCTTCTCGGAATCGTGACGAGGTCGTGCACGGTCCAGGAATGGGCAGCCCTCGGCATCGGTCAGGCGGTGGGGTCGTTCGCCACCGCCGCCACCCTGTTCGGATGGCAAGTCGTCGGCCCGCCCGCGATCGCGCTGGCCGCCGACGACGCGCAGCGCCGCCAGGTGTACCTGACGAGCTGGTGGGTGCGCATCGTCGTGTTCGCGACCGTGACGCCGCCGGCAGCCGCCGTCGCCGCCGCGGTGACGATGCCGCTCGCGACCCCGGCGGCGACGGTCCTGGCGGCGGTGATGTGCGTCGCGGCATCCCTGTCCGGGATGTCGATGACGTGGTACGCCATCGGCCTCGGCCGCGCTCGTATGATCACGGTCTTCGAGGTGATTCCACGGCTCTGCGCGCTCGCCGTCGGTGCCGGTCTCGTCTGGGCGACCGCCGAAGCCCTGTGGTACCCGTGCGCGGCGATCGTGGGCGTCGCCGTCACGCAGACGATGTTCCACCGCCGCGTGTTCGGGTGGTTCGCTCCGCCCTGGCCGGGCCGGGCCGCGGTGTGGGCGGCCGGTCGTCGAAGCGCCCCCGGTGCCGGGGTCACGATGATCGCGGGCGTGCGTTCCGCCGCGCCCACCGCGCTCGCTCCCTCGATCGGGACGGCAGCTGCCGTCGCTGACCTGTCGTCGGCCGACAGGCTGTACCGCTACGCGCTCTTCAGCGCCTCTGCTCTCGGGGACGCGCTGCAGAACTGGGTGCTCGAGTCAGGCCGCCGCCGTCGGCAAGCCGCTGCCCTTGCGCTGCATCTGACACTGGGGACGGTGGGTGCCGTCGGCCTCGTCCTGCTCGGCCCGTGGGCATCGGGTGTCTTGTTCGGTGAACGTCTCGCCGGGTCGCGGGAGACGTTCATCGGATTCGCTCTGGCGTTCTTCTTCGTGTGCGTCGGCACGCCACTCGTGCGCAACGTCCTGGTGCCGCTCGGGCGGACGCGACGCGTCGTCGTCTGCGACCTCGTCGGGCTCGCCTGTGGTGCCATCGTCGGAGCCCCCCTCGTCGCCGGGCTGCAGGTGCCGGGTATCCCCATGGCACTCGCCGTCGTCGAAGGGGTGGCCGTGCTCGGTTACGCGATCTCCGTCGTGGCTGCGAGACGGTCGGTGTCATCGGACTGAACGTCGCGGGGTCGAGACCGTCTGATCGTTCCGAACGGTCGGGGAAGAAGACTGCCGAACGCGAGCAGGACGAGGGGGAGGTGCCACACCTGCTCGTCGAACGAACCGCCCATCACCGCGATGAAGGTCGCCACGGCGATGGCGAGGGCTCCTCCGCGCAGCGACCAGCCGAGGACCGCGCAGAACAGGATCACCGCGACAAGGCCTGACAGCGCGAAGAGCGAGATGTACGCGTTGTCGAAGAACACCAGAGAGCTCGCGCCCCTGACCACGCCGGATCGGAAGAGCTCCTGCGTGGCACCGGCACCGGAGCCGAACCAACGGGTCGCATCGTCGCGCGCCCACAGCGCGTTCCACGAATTGAGCACGAGATTGCGGTGGATGAAGGAGACGGAGCTCTCGAAGCGCTCGTCGAGGGCCAGCAACCGGGGGAGATCGACCACGAGTGCCGCGATCGCCAGCACCCCCGACAGCGCGAGGAGCGGCAGCAGCCGACGCCAGCGCACATTCGCCAGCATGTACGCGGCGAGGGCGGCGAGGAGGGCGACGATCGCGCTGCGTGTGCCGGAGAGGATCAGCGCGGCGACGCACACGAGGATTCCCCCGCTGTCACGCCAGCGCCGCGTCTGCAGGGCGGTGTGCAGAAGCACGAGGAGGGCGACGCACGCGAAGACGGCGAACGGGATCGGGTGTCCGAAGGTGCTCTGGGACCGGCCGGTGAGCCAGCCGGCCAGGACGTTCTGGCGGTCGTCGATCGTCTCGAGGGACTTCTCACGGAGCTCCCAGAAGGCCCCGACGGTGCCGGTCTGCTCGAGGACTGCGTACGCGGAGTGAACGAGGACCAGGACGAGGAAGACGTTCGCGATCACCGGCAGGTCATGGGTCGTCAATCGAGGGACCACCATGGCGAGAGCAGCGACCGACACCAGCATCCCGACCTGCAGGAGGGTGGCGCGCGGGGTGAACTCCCCGACGATCCGCGCGATGAGCCAGGCGAGGAAGAATGCGAACAGGATCGAGCCCCACGGGGAGACGCGTGGTGCGGAGGCGGGATGACGTACGAGCGCGATCACGCACGCGATGACGATCGTGCTCAGCGTCGCGAACACCGCGAGGTCATCGAGGATCGACGTGACCGGCACGAGCGTGGCCAGCACGAGGGTGCCACTGACCGCTCGGCCCGCGGCGGCTCGGGGCTCGGCGCGAAGAGTCGCCCACAGCGTGCAGAGGCAGACGACGAGGGTGAGCGAGAGGGACGGCGTCATATCGGGGGCTCCGTTCTGCGGTTGCGGCGGCGTGTGCCGTTCCACCACTGCCGGAGGCCGCGCACGAGGCGGCGTCTGCGGGCACGGGCGGGATCATCCAGGGGTTCGCCGGCCGCGCGGGCGGACGCGAGGGCCACGTCATCCGGGGGCCACAGGACGCGCAGCGCGGTGCGCAGGCGCGCGGCGCGCGGGATCATGCGAAGGGCGGTGAGGTAGGCCCGAGCGCGATCGGGGCGTGACCTCCAGGTCCAGTCGCGGGGAAGGGATGTCCCCTCTTCGTCGCGGAGCGCGGCTGGCTCGATGCGCACGATCTCATCGCGGAGCACGGGCACGGCGCCGAGGGCGTGCGCGCGCCTGGTGGACCCCGGGGCCGCTCGCAGCAGCGCCCGGGCGACCGCGGCGGCCTCGTCGGAACGTCCGGAGTCTCCGATGCCCGGGCGCACGGCGTTCACCGCGGCGAGCACCGCGTGATCGTCGATCGCGGGCACGAGAACATCGACGCCCGCCAGACGCAGCGTCGTCGCGCGCTCGGAGACAAGGGCGAACGCGGCCGCATCGTCGAGGGCGAGGCCCGGGAGACGGCGGTGGACGTCGATCTCGCAGCC
Protein-coding regions in this window:
- a CDS encoding glycosyltransferase family 2 protein, yielding MIATRALYNGRMHTYRPRPHERVTVVTVTYADRWDTGLSATVASVLADPRADLVVVCNGAGESTRRRLRARAAEDAGRVEMIEFPSNRGSAPAFAAGLSAAYRRGTAVLLLDDDNPLPRGALARLDAVASATARGSRVCALACLRAVNPVHVDLRDGVPSDDLFAELRPGAFLTTDLFRDRRRARAKNDPITTVETVDGPHRVVPLPNAMWGGLFLPAPVAALGLLPPADLVLYGDDNAFSALMRAAGIPILLCLDIEITDTVDWHRSSQPVRGAMRVPRVLHTAPEHLWRIRYQNRNAAYLSVSQARSARARARLAANVVARTGMLFAAALIARRLPAFFAVAGAYAEGLRGRLGPSYPLPGATPESAATGR
- a CDS encoding glycosyltransferase family 1 protein, yielding MPSESPLVVNGRFLTHVPTGVQRYAREVVRELGHLVPLVVLAPPGALIDADLGVEVRQVGGRGGHPWEQFDLPRHLRRSGSPLLLSLANTGPARYRPQIVTHHDIAWLRHPESFARSFRTLYGIVIPRLLAQSERVITVSDFSARELAGGLRIDPAKIRVVPAAVSEDFDPTGPRHDEGEPYLLAVSSPNRHKNFDALVDAFVGARLSHIRRLLIVGRQARAFRAGETVVHERVRFVGRVDDQHLQELYRGAVGFAFPSLYEGFGLPPLEAQRLGTPVLAARAASMPEVLGDGAVWVDPHDVDDIRRGIERLDGDPELRAELVRAGWANEKRFSWTASAQSVARIVDEVRRGETAR
- a CDS encoding O-antigen ligase; its protein translation is MTPSLSLTLVVCLCTLWATLRAEPRAAAGRAVSGTLVLATLVPVTSILDDLAVFATLSTIVIACVIALVRHPASAPRVSPWGSILFAFFLAWLIARIVGEFTPRATLLQVGMLVSVAALAMVVPRLTTHDLPVIANVFLVLVLVHSAYAVLEQTGTVGAFWELREKSLETIDDRQNVLAGWLTGRSQSTFGHPIPFAVFACVALLVLLHTALQTRRWRDSGGILVCVAALILSGTRSAIVALLAALAAYMLANVRWRRLLPLLALSGVLAIAALVVDLPRLLALDERFESSVSFIHRNLVLNSWNALWARDDATRWFGSGAGATQELFRSGVVRGASSLVFFDNAYISLFALSGLVAVILFCAVLGWSLRGGALAIAVATFIAVMGGSFDEQVWHLPLVLLAFGSLLPRPFGTIRRSRPRDVQSDDTDRLAATTEIA
- a CDS encoding nucleotidyltransferase family protein; amino-acid sequence: MPSDRSPVEGWMPIAYGALDVRGLTDFGDTAGILVAPTVPGEAMCLVGAGAALWRRLIDESPLSPTSMGADELAIVEALAEHGLAAFAETHPARVTFLSEPVLSSPLHELVYALTARVAADIAVPCVFVKGPPLHLQGLREREHSGDVDVWCEPSRWTALATALESWGWERLPDPWHGSAVPHSMTMSPRVWGCEIDVHRRLPGLALDDAAAFALVSERATTLRLAGVDVLVPAIDDHAVLAAVNAVRPGIGDSGRSDEAAAVARALLRAAPGSTRRAHALGAVPVLRDEIVRIEPAALRDEEGTSLPRDWTWRSRPDRARAYLTALRMIPRAARLRTALRVLWPPDDVALASARAAGEPLDDPARARRRRLVRGLRQWWNGTRRRNRRTEPPI
- a CDS encoding glycosyltransferase, giving the protein MSAGTRASDDGRRGLLVHEWIAPAGGSENVLEAMARAFPAADVQCLWTDAPDRLADRRVAETWLARTPLRRSKALAAPFCLPTWRTLRPRDIDWMLVSSHLFAHHARQRGAGDVAKYVYVHTPARYVWTPEFDPRGQGPAVRAVAPLFQAVDRRRAREPLAIAANSAFVRDRVAACWGRESVVIHPPVDVATIADVPRWEPDLTAAERRQLASLPRPFILGASRFTSYKRLDLVIDTADRLGIAAVLAGRGPDENSLRQRAARSRVPVTLVISPSDALLRALYRDASTLVFPAIEDFGIIPVEAQALGTPVVTGPLGGQVETYTDGVSGVTAASVDPADLADAARRALALPAFDGPATTARFSSDVFEERIRDFVSG
- a CDS encoding glycosyltransferase family 1 protein translates to MAHIVLDARGYFSTTGRYIRKLVDGLARRDDDSNRYTLILPADRLDEWSAPSARFSAVGTQVRFFSLAEQTSLAREIRALQPDLVHFCLQQQPVLLGIPRVTTFHDMTLLKIRNAKKNAAISLVRRVAGALIFAIAAHRGRANLVVSRYSGEDLRRFTGVRRDRIVLTYPAADHIEETPEPVELPFERFVLFVGNQVPYKNLERLFDAVERLREERPGLGLVVAGRIDDDGERILGRRPELAERAHFAGYVSEGQLRWLYEHASVFAFPSFFEGFGLPGLEAMRHGCPVASSSATCLPEVYGDAAVYFDPTDADAMADTLRRVIDDPVQRAALIERGHRRADGYSWRRMTDETLGVYRRALEGTRRRQRPVAADSGVAPGRG
- a CDS encoding lipopolysaccharide biosynthesis protein, yielding MRLLVARIVGFGSLPLLASLAPLLLLGIVTRSCTVQEWAALGIGQAVGSFATAATLFGWQVVGPPAIALAADDAQRRQVYLTSWWVRIVVFATVTPPAAAVAAAVTMPLATPAATVLAAVMCVAASLSGMSMTWYAIGLGRARMITVFEVIPRLCALAVGAGLVWATAEALWYPCAAIVGVAVTQTMFHRRVFGWFAPPWPGRAAVWAAGRRSAPGAGVTMIAGVRSAAPTALAPSIGTAAAVADLSSADRLYRYALFSASALGDALQNWVLESGRRRRQAAALALHLTLGTVGAVGLVLLGPWASGVLFGERLAGSRETFIGFALAFFFVCVGTPLVRNVLVPLGRTRRVVVCDLVGLACGAIVGAPLVAGLQVPGIPMALAVVEGVAVLGYAISVVAARRSVSSD